In Crinalium epipsammum PCC 9333, the following are encoded in one genomic region:
- a CDS encoding bestrophin family protein codes for MEFERNNWFQLAFNFKSSVILNIKTQVFLSMVMAFLITLLYKHGYSGFSQPILAGLIPGIILGLLLVFRTNTAYERFWEGWQIAGMTIFTGRNLSRQMWMTIPDRTLADSQEKAAYLRLVTAFFMAMKQHLRRARVDEQLKSVLSPEQCLELQYVTNMPLKVTQWIGGYLTKQYSQKQIDSIQFAALNRLLDQLVECLSRCERILAAPMPKAYSIHLRHLLILYCLALPFQMVKDLQWWTIPVVGGVAFALFGIEAIGLEIENPFGYDANDIPLDRLCQKLDSDIEDLIAAGTKQDSLETSVNPFSAQDM; via the coding sequence ATGGAATTTGAACGTAATAATTGGTTTCAGCTAGCTTTTAATTTTAAAAGTTCTGTCATTCTGAATATCAAAACGCAGGTTTTTTTAAGTATGGTAATGGCTTTTCTCATTACCCTGCTTTACAAACATGGCTATTCAGGTTTTAGCCAACCAATCTTAGCGGGATTAATTCCAGGAATTATTTTAGGATTGCTATTAGTTTTTCGGACTAATACAGCCTATGAAAGATTTTGGGAAGGCTGGCAAATTGCGGGAATGACTATATTTACAGGTCGTAACCTTTCCCGACAAATGTGGATGACAATTCCTGATAGAACTTTAGCAGATAGCCAGGAAAAAGCCGCTTATTTACGCTTAGTTACAGCTTTTTTCATGGCAATGAAACAGCATTTAAGACGCGCTAGAGTTGACGAACAATTAAAGTCTGTGCTTTCTCCAGAACAATGTTTAGAGTTGCAATATGTCACCAATATGCCATTGAAAGTAACGCAATGGATTGGGGGCTATTTAACTAAACAGTATTCCCAAAAGCAAATTGATAGTATTCAATTTGCTGCCCTCAATCGCTTGCTAGATCAATTAGTTGAATGCCTATCACGCTGCGAACGCATTTTAGCTGCGCCGATGCCTAAAGCTTATTCGATTCACTTACGACATCTGTTAATTTTGTATTGTTTGGCACTGCCTTTTCAGATGGTGAAAGATTTGCAATGGTGGACAATTCCAGTTGTTGGGGGAGTGGCTTTTGCATTGTTTGGCATTGAGGCGATCGGTTTAGAAATTGAAAATCCCTTTGGATATGATGCTAATGATATTCCGCTTGATCGGCTCTGCCAAAAGTTGGACAGCGATATCGAAGATTTAATTGCTGCTGGAACCAAGCAAGACAGCCTGGAAACATCGGTTAATCCCTTCTCTGCACAGGATATGTAG